The following proteins come from a genomic window of Pangasianodon hypophthalmus isolate fPanHyp1 chromosome 24, fPanHyp1.pri, whole genome shotgun sequence:
- the nipsnap1 gene encoding protein NipSnap homolog 1 produces MAPTRCLTLLRNNRRLWRAFFRPGVQLHRSLADKSDGGWWSSVFGHNVDPRKDAHSNLLSKKATSGLYKIQFHNVKPECLEAYNELSTEFQRELHNDPDYPCEVVGSWNTWYGQQDQAVHLWRYYGGYPALMECLNKLRDSKAYLAFRKERNKMLISRQNQILLEFSFWNDPVPRPGPNIYELRTYRLKPGTMIEWGNHWARAIKYRQENNEAVGGFFTQIGELYVVHHLWAYKDLQSREETRNAAWLKEGWDVNVFYTVPLIRSMESRILIPTNSSPLQ; encoded by the exons ATGGCACCGACACGCTGTCTGACTCTGCTCCGGAACAACAGGCGTTTGTGGAGAGCTTTCTTCCGCCCAGGTGTTCAGCTGCACAG GAGCTTGGCGGATAAGAGCGATGGCGGTTGGTGGAGCTCTGTGTTTGGACACAATGTGGATCCGAGGAAAGATGCCCACTCCAATCTGCTGTCCAAGAAAGCGACCAGTGGCCTTTACAAAATCCAGT TTCACAACGTCAAGCCCGAGTGCTTGGAGGCCTACAATGAGCTATC aacGGAGTTTCAGAGAGAGTTGCACAATGATCCAGATTATCCCTGTGAAGTTGTGGGAAGCTGGAACACATGGTACGGACAACAGGACCAAGCAG TGCATCTCTGGAGATACTATGGTGGATATCCAGCTCTGATGGAATGCTTGAACAAACTCAGAGACAGCAAg GCGTATCTTGCATTTCGCAAAGAGAGGAATAAGATGCTGATCTCTCGGCAGAACCAGATTCTTCTCGAGTTCAGCTTCTGGAATGATCCTGTACCCCGACCTGGACCGAATATATATGAGCTGAGAACTTACAGATTAAAG CCGGGCACGATGATAGAATGGGGAAATCACTG GGCTCGAGCAATCAAATACCGCCAAGAGAACAACGAAGCAGTGGGAGGATTTTTCACTCAGATTGGAGAGCTGTATGTCGTCCACCATCTCTGGG CGTATAAAGACCTGCAGTCCAGAGAGGAGACGAGGAACGCGGCGTGGCTGAAAGAGGGCTGGGATGTCAACGTATTTTAcacag TACCTTTAATCCGGAGTATGGAGTCAAGGATCTTGATCCCCACAAACAGCTCACCTCTGCAGTGA